CTGCATGGCCAGATACTGGAGATACTGGCTCAGCTCGGCCTCGGTGACTTCGATCTTCTCCTCTTCCGCGATGCGGCGGAGGATGAAGTTGAGCTTCACCAGGTCTTTGGCGCTGCGGGTGGCGTTCTCGAAAATCTCGTTCTTCTTCTCTTCCAGGATTTCCTGGGAGACGCCGCGGGCCTGGTTTTCCGCCACGATGTCGTAAACGACGTCGCGGGTCTCTTCCTGGACCACGGATTCCGGCAGCTCGAACTCGACGGAGGCGGCGAGCTTCTCCGCCAGCTCACGCTTCTGGGCGGACTTGGCGGTGCGCTCCTTTTCCTTCTTCACGGACTCGCGGATGTTCGCGG
This DNA window, taken from Verrucomicrobium sp., encodes the following:
- a CDS encoding trigger factor; protein product: ANIRESVKKEKERTAKSAQKRELAEKLAASVEFELPESVVQEETRDVVYDIVAENQARGVSQEILEEKKNEIFENATRSAKDLVKLNFILRRIAEEEKIEVTEAELSQYLQYLAMQQQTPVEKLAKRMVENGAISQVERRILSQKVIDFVLEQAKVEAQ